A part of Microbacterium terregens genomic DNA contains:
- a CDS encoding DUF3710 domain-containing protein, giving the protein MTDPTHTGADSAEPPADRATAGPFDESEANPVRPYIDLGGIKILPREGLNLRLEVEEQTKRIVAVGLDYAGSTLQVQPFAAPRTTGLWEETREQIKAQIRQQGGRVEERDGPLGPELLAEVPVAAGPDGAAGKRLARFVGVDGPRWFLRGVIGGSATGDVEAAGQIEDLFRSIVVVRGGTPMPPRDLIPLRMPATPGTA; this is encoded by the coding sequence GCTGGACCTTTCGATGAATCGGAGGCCAACCCGGTGCGGCCTTACATCGACCTGGGCGGCATCAAGATCCTGCCGCGCGAGGGTCTGAATCTCCGCCTCGAGGTCGAGGAGCAGACCAAGCGCATCGTCGCGGTCGGACTCGACTACGCCGGCTCCACCCTCCAGGTTCAGCCGTTCGCGGCGCCGCGCACCACCGGGCTGTGGGAGGAGACCCGTGAGCAGATCAAGGCGCAGATCCGCCAGCAGGGCGGACGCGTCGAAGAGCGCGACGGTCCCCTCGGCCCGGAGCTGCTCGCCGAGGTCCCGGTCGCGGCGGGGCCGGACGGTGCCGCCGGCAAGCGCCTCGCGCGCTTCGTCGGCGTGGATGGCCCGCGGTGGTTCCTGCGCGGTGTGATCGGCGGCTCGGCCACCGGCGACGTGGAGGCGGCCGGTCAGATCGAGGACCTGTTCCGTTCGATCGTCGTGGTGCGCGGCGGAACCCCCATGCCCCCGCGGGACCTCATTCCCCTCCGGATGCCGGCCACTCCAGGCACGGCATGA